One Prevotella melaninogenica DNA window includes the following coding sequences:
- a CDS encoding vWA domain-containing protein, translating to MEFANSGYLLLVLLLIPYLLWYFLRGKGKEPTMRMSDTFAYQHAPKSWKVKLIHLPMALRCIVYALVVIVLARPQTYNAWDNKDTEGIDIMLTMDISASMLTEDVFPNRMEVAKEVASEFISSRPSDNIGLTIFAGEAFTQCPMTLDHAALLNLLHNVRTDLVTNGLMQDGTAIGLGLANSVSRLKDSKAKSKVVILLTDGSNNVGSISPMTAATIAKKFGIRVYTIGLGRETGEDIGAIDYKTLQDIAVLTNGEFYRAQSQAELSKIYQDIDKLEKTKMNIKSYDHLHEAYMPFAWLALLLFCFELILRWTVFRRLP from the coding sequence ATGGAATTTGCCAATAGTGGATATCTCCTTTTAGTGCTTCTGTTGATACCATATTTATTATGGTATTTCCTTCGTGGTAAAGGTAAAGAACCAACCATGAGGATGAGCGACACATTCGCTTATCAGCATGCTCCGAAAAGTTGGAAGGTGAAATTGATTCATCTCCCTATGGCTTTGCGTTGTATAGTTTACGCATTAGTAGTTATCGTTTTGGCACGTCCACAAACTTATAATGCTTGGGATAATAAAGATACTGAGGGTATTGACATCATGCTGACAATGGACATTTCTGCAAGTATGTTAACAGAAGATGTTTTTCCCAATCGTATGGAAGTAGCAAAGGAAGTTGCTTCTGAATTTATCAGTAGTCGTCCAAGCGACAATATAGGACTTACTATCTTTGCGGGTGAAGCTTTTACACAGTGCCCAATGACGCTTGATCATGCAGCCTTGTTGAATCTTCTTCATAATGTTCGTACGGATTTAGTTACAAATGGATTAATGCAAGATGGCACTGCTATCGGTTTGGGATTAGCAAACTCTGTTAGTCGCTTAAAAGATTCTAAGGCTAAGAGTAAGGTTGTTATTCTGTTAACCGATGGTAGTAATAATGTTGGTTCTATTTCTCCAATGACAGCTGCTACCATAGCAAAGAAATTTGGTATCAGAGTTTATACAATCGGTTTAGGTAGAGAGACTGGGGAAGATATTGGGGCCATCGATTATAAGACATTGCAAGATATTGCGGTATTGACGAATGGCGAATTCTATAGAGCACAAAGTCAGGCTGAGTTATCAAAAATCTATCAAGATATTGATAAACTCGAAAAGACAAAAATGAATATTAAGTCATATGACCATCTACATGAAGCTTATATGCCTTTTGCTTGGTTGGCTTTATTACTCTTCTGCTTTGAGTTAATTCTTCGTTGGACAGTCTTCAGACGATTGCCATAA
- a CDS encoding VWA domain-containing protein produces the protein MFRFDNPIYLWLLLLIPLSVIVYLYSIRKHKQRLAKFGNPSLIHQLSPMTSKRRGWIKFVLVELVLLLLILIIARPQVGSRIATNKEREGIETIIALDISNSMLAEDVAPSRLEKSKLLVENLMNKFSEDKIGLIVFAGDAFVQLPITSDYVSAKMFLDNINPSLIGTQGTDIGKALQLSMNSFTPNSKVGKAIILITDGEDNEGGAEEMAKQAQSKGIRVFILGVGSTEGATIPMPDGSELKASNGEVVKTRLNEEMCKQIATAGHGVYLHVTNSSMADAVLGRELNKLQKGKINNVVYSDFDEQFQALALIVVILLIIDVLLLERKRRW, from the coding sequence ATGTTTAGATTTGATAATCCCATATATCTGTGGTTATTATTACTGATACCCTTATCAGTAATTGTCTACTTGTACTCCATTCGTAAGCATAAGCAACGATTGGCGAAGTTTGGGAATCCATCACTTATACACCAGCTTTCTCCTATGACAAGTAAGAGAAGAGGTTGGATTAAATTTGTGTTGGTAGAACTGGTATTATTACTCCTTATACTTATTATTGCCCGTCCTCAGGTTGGAAGTAGAATTGCTACAAACAAGGAGCGTGAAGGCATAGAAACCATAATTGCACTTGATATTAGTAATTCAATGCTGGCAGAAGACGTTGCTCCTTCACGTTTAGAGAAGAGCAAATTGCTGGTTGAGAATTTGATGAATAAGTTTAGTGAAGACAAAATTGGCTTGATTGTCTTTGCTGGTGATGCTTTTGTTCAGCTGCCAATAACAAGCGATTATGTTTCAGCTAAAATGTTTTTAGATAATATCAATCCTTCTTTAATTGGTACACAAGGAACAGATATTGGCAAAGCACTTCAGCTTTCTATGAATAGTTTTACACCTAACTCTAAGGTTGGAAAGGCTATTATCTTAATTACGGATGGTGAAGATAACGAAGGTGGTGCTGAAGAAATGGCAAAACAGGCACAAAGCAAGGGGATAAGAGTTTTTATTTTAGGTGTTGGCTCTACAGAGGGCGCAACAATTCCAATGCCTGATGGCAGTGAATTGAAAGCATCTAACGGTGAAGTTGTGAAGACTCGTCTTAACGAAGAAATGTGTAAACAGATTGCAACGGCAGGACATGGTGTTTATCTGCATGTTACAAATAGTAGTATGGCTGACGCTGTCTTAGGCAGAGAACTTAATAAATTGCAGAAAGGTAAAATTAACAATGTTGTTTACAGCGACTTTGATGAACAATTTCAAGCATTAGCATTGATTGTTGTCATTCTGCTAATTATAGATGTCTTATTACTTGAAAGAAAAAGACGTTGGTAA
- a CDS encoding tetratricopeptide repeat protein: MVKRLYIIICMLLVFVGCNAQTANQLIREGNKFFSSKNYAQAEILYHKAIDKDGSNAIANYNLGRCLQAQKKNEEAKKLYDNAAKLEKDPVRLSSSYNNLGTILQDEQNYEKAIEAYKSALRSNPNHKNARYNLELCKRKLKQQQNQQSSDKNKNKSDKDKEKKKKKPQNQNQNNNNQKNNQKNKQQKDNQGMSKDNAEQLLNAVKQQEKETQERLSKVMRQPSDKKLDKNW; encoded by the coding sequence ATGGTAAAACGACTTTATATCATAATATGTATGTTGTTAGTGTTTGTCGGGTGTAATGCACAAACAGCTAATCAACTCATAAGAGAGGGAAATAAGTTTTTCTCTTCAAAAAACTATGCACAGGCGGAAATTCTTTATCATAAAGCCATTGATAAAGATGGTAGCAATGCGATTGCTAATTATAATTTAGGTCGATGTCTACAAGCACAAAAAAAGAATGAGGAAGCAAAGAAGTTGTATGATAATGCTGCAAAGTTAGAAAAAGACCCAGTCCGTCTCTCAAGCAGTTATAATAATCTTGGTACTATCCTTCAAGATGAGCAAAATTATGAAAAGGCTATAGAGGCTTATAAGAGTGCTTTACGTAGTAATCCAAATCATAAGAATGCTCGCTATAACCTTGAGTTATGTAAACGTAAATTGAAACAGCAACAAAATCAGCAATCATCAGATAAAAATAAAAATAAATCTGATAAGGATAAAGAAAAGAAAAAGAAGAAACCACAAAATCAGAATCAAAATAATAACAATCAAAAAAATAATCAGAAGAATAAACAACAGAAAGACAACCAAGGCATGAGCAAAGATAATGCTGAGCAACTTCTCAATGCTGTTAAACAGCAAGAGAAAGAAACTCAAGAGCGTCTATCTAAGGTTATGCGACAACCTTCTGATAAAAAACTTGATAAAAACTGGTAA
- a CDS encoding BatD family protein, whose product MKRYIILFLSLMSVCVLQAQRVRVAAPKQVTVGEEFQVEYVVYTQDVRRFQLGRLSSGLEKVFGPATSSQSNYQFIDGHASSSSSVSFTYVFIATKKGNVNIGPAHIFVNDQELASTPVKILATTGSHSTTSGGYYDSRTDSRAAAAKITTNDLFIKVSANKTTVYEQEPVLLTYKVYTTKNLRQLIGKMPDLVGFHVQEVDLPQQKTFHKERIVKRLYNCVTWSQYVMYPQMTGTLQVPPLTFHGIIQESNGFNPFEAFGIDGGSTNFKKDIVAPGLAVKVLPLPNRPTDFSGGVGHFNLSAQLNKKEVKAGNPITIRVVVSGAGNLKLIKKPIIQIPKGFESFDIKTTDKTQLTTKGAEGNMVYDQVVIPHQEGLVAIPPVKFCYYDLAQKKYVTLQTEPMELKVSRGDGSSKDILSVDLPNEDILPLKVGDSSLDKVGNFFFGSVTYYIILLLLLGVGGALSFYYRDRFAHRVDMVLKRGKNANRVASSRLHAAELLMLKNKNLDFYDEVLKTLWGYASDKLNLPVESLSRDNIREQFSKINVPFEVIDNYISAIDECEYERYAPGDEKGNMKRTLDAAMKAIADMEEAVKKLKPSSKKTFNFFFLIICMSIFSLQLSAQTKADIDKLYQKGNYMQAVKGYEKLLKQGESAALYYNLGNSYYRLDNIPHAVLSYERAQRLAPSDEDIRFNLQLAQSKTIDNLTPEPEMFFITWYKALVNYLSVDMWAILSLVCLFISLLALVVYLFVDIEFLRKLSKVVLPVFFLLFIVNTFFAIQQVYLLDSESHGIIMTPSAVVRKTPDQKSAEAFILHEGSKVRITDNSMSQWTEIKLSDGRQGWIKAENVEAI is encoded by the coding sequence ATGAAACGATATATAATTTTATTTCTGTCACTAATGAGTGTTTGTGTTTTACAAGCACAACGTGTTCGGGTGGCTGCACCAAAACAAGTGACAGTAGGCGAGGAGTTTCAGGTTGAATACGTCGTATATACCCAAGATGTTCGTAGATTTCAATTGGGAAGATTATCAAGTGGGCTTGAAAAAGTGTTTGGTCCTGCAACTTCTTCGCAATCAAATTATCAATTCATTGATGGGCATGCAAGTAGTTCATCTTCTGTATCATTTACATATGTCTTTATAGCAACTAAGAAGGGAAATGTAAATATTGGTCCTGCTCATATTTTTGTGAATGATCAAGAACTTGCATCAACGCCAGTAAAAATTTTAGCTACTACAGGTTCTCATAGTACTACAAGTGGTGGATATTATGATTCACGTACAGATTCTCGTGCTGCAGCAGCAAAGATTACTACTAACGATTTGTTTATCAAGGTAAGTGCTAATAAGACTACTGTTTATGAACAGGAGCCTGTTTTACTGACATACAAGGTCTATACAACAAAAAACTTACGCCAACTTATTGGTAAGATGCCCGACTTGGTTGGTTTTCATGTACAAGAAGTTGACTTGCCACAACAAAAAACTTTCCATAAGGAGCGTATAGTTAAGCGTTTATATAATTGTGTTACATGGAGCCAATATGTAATGTATCCACAAATGACTGGAACTTTACAGGTTCCACCATTGACTTTTCATGGTATCATACAAGAATCTAATGGCTTTAATCCATTTGAAGCCTTTGGTATTGATGGTGGTAGCACAAACTTTAAGAAAGATATTGTAGCACCAGGATTAGCTGTTAAGGTTTTACCTTTACCTAATCGTCCTACAGATTTTTCTGGTGGTGTTGGTCATTTTAATCTTTCTGCACAATTAAATAAGAAAGAGGTAAAGGCTGGTAATCCTATTACGATTCGTGTTGTTGTTAGTGGAGCAGGAAATCTGAAGTTGATAAAGAAACCTATCATTCAGATTCCTAAGGGCTTTGAGTCATTTGATATTAAAACAACTGATAAGACCCAGTTGACAACAAAGGGTGCAGAGGGTAACATGGTTTATGATCAGGTTGTTATTCCTCATCAGGAAGGACTTGTTGCCATTCCTCCAGTAAAGTTCTGTTACTATGACTTAGCGCAGAAGAAATATGTAACGTTGCAGACAGAACCGATGGAGTTAAAAGTGTCAAGAGGTGACGGCTCTTCAAAAGATATTCTTTCAGTTGATTTACCAAATGAGGATATTTTACCATTGAAGGTAGGTGATAGCTCACTTGATAAAGTTGGCAACTTCTTCTTTGGTTCTGTGACATACTATATAATTCTCCTTTTACTCTTGGGAGTAGGGGGTGCATTATCATTCTACTATCGTGATCGCTTTGCGCATCGTGTAGATATGGTATTAAAACGTGGAAAAAATGCCAATCGTGTTGCTTCCAGTCGTTTACATGCGGCAGAACTTTTAATGTTGAAGAATAAGAATCTTGATTTTTATGATGAAGTTTTGAAGACATTATGGGGTTATGCAAGTGATAAGCTCAACCTGCCTGTAGAATCATTATCACGTGATAATATTAGAGAGCAGTTTAGTAAAATCAATGTCCCATTCGAAGTGATTGATAACTACATTTCTGCTATTGACGAATGTGAATATGAGCGCTATGCTCCTGGTGACGAGAAAGGTAATATGAAACGAACACTTGATGCAGCAATGAAAGCTATAGCAGATATGGAAGAGGCTGTAAAGAAATTGAAGCCTTCAAGCAAGAAGACTTTCAACTTCTTCTTCCTTATCATATGTATGTCTATTTTCTCTTTGCAGCTGTCAGCACAAACAAAGGCTGATATTGACAAGCTATATCAAAAAGGAAATTACATGCAAGCTGTTAAAGGTTATGAGAAGCTATTAAAGCAGGGCGAATCTGCTGCCTTATATTATAATCTTGGCAATAGCTACTATCGTCTTGATAACATTCCACATGCAGTGTTATCATATGAGCGTGCACAACGTCTTGCTCCAAGCGATGAGGATATTCGTTTCAATCTTCAGTTGGCACAATCAAAGACAATTGATAATTTGACACCAGAGCCAGAAATGTTTTTTATAACATGGTATAAGGCACTGGTTAATTATCTTAGTGTTGACATGTGGGCAATTCTCAGTCTTGTTTGTCTATTTATTTCGCTTTTAGCACTTGTTGTGTACTTGTTTGTTGACATTGAGTTCCTTAGGAAGTTGTCAAAGGTGGTATTACCTGTCTTTTTCCTCCTTTTCATTGTCAACACATTCTTTGCTATACAACAGGTTTATTTGTTAGACTCAGAATCACATGGTATTATCATGACACCATCAGCCGTTGTAAGAAAGACGCCTGATCAGAAGTCTGCCGAGGCATTTATTCTTCATGAAGGTTCTAAAGTCAGAATTACCGATAATAGTATGAGCCAGTGGACAGAAATTAAGTTGAGTGATGGTCGTCAAGGCTGGATTAAGGCTGAAAATGTTGAAGCTATATAA
- a CDS encoding phosphatase PAP2 family protein, which translates to MNLDVLRELDKSILLAFNGGDNLFIDYFVLTVTNAFTWIPLYASLLYLVIKNNEKWQKIILVIGAVALGLLIVNGLNLGIVKPLVARPRPLNNPNLQGIVVAVNHYMADGYSFFSSHTANAFVIAVFFCLLVRDRIFSILMIAWSIMVSLTRPYLGVHYPSDVFVGMIFGSSVAVFTYFLYLRIYIRFSDKLHYISTKYTRTGYSFADIDVVISVLILSFIYAAFRAVLSI; encoded by the coding sequence ATGAATTTAGACGTATTAAGAGAACTTGATAAATCAATTTTACTCGCTTTCAATGGAGGCGATAACCTTTTTATTGATTATTTTGTTCTTACAGTGACCAATGCTTTTACATGGATTCCTCTTTATGCGTCTTTGCTTTATTTGGTTATAAAGAATAATGAGAAGTGGCAAAAGATAATACTTGTTATTGGAGCAGTGGCATTGGGGCTTCTTATCGTAAATGGTTTAAATCTTGGTATTGTAAAGCCACTTGTTGCCCGACCACGCCCTCTCAATAATCCAAATTTACAGGGAATTGTTGTGGCTGTAAATCATTATATGGCTGATGGGTATAGTTTTTTCTCGTCACATACTGCTAATGCCTTTGTGATAGCAGTATTCTTCTGTTTATTGGTACGTGACCGTATCTTTTCTATTTTGATGATAGCATGGAGCATTATGGTATCCCTAACACGTCCATATCTTGGTGTTCATTATCCTTCTGACGTATTTGTTGGAATGATATTTGGCTCAAGCGTCGCTGTTTTCACTTATTTTTTATACCTTCGCATTTATATTCGTTTTAGTGACAAATTACACTATATTTCGACAAAATATACGCGAACAGGTTATAGCTTTGCAGATATAGACGTTGTTATTAGTGTACTTATATTGTCATTTATTTACGCGGCTTTTCGTGCCGTCTTATCAATATAA
- a CDS encoding S-adenosylmethionine:tRNA ribosyltransferase-isomerase, whose protein sequence is MSEDTKHISISDYNYPLPDERIAKFPLTERDHSKLLLYKHGDVSEDIFYNLPEYLPKGALMVFNNTKVIQARMHFRKETGALIEVFLMEPAQPTDYELMFQTNHECAWLCMVGNLKKWKEGALKRAFEIKGQKLTLTATMDRSKVQEQAGGTNHWIQFEWDNTNISFAEILEAVGELPIPPYLNRATEESDKETYQTVYSKIKGSVAAPTAGLHFTNKVLKALDEHGVDREELTLHVGAGTFKPVKSQEIEGHNMHTEFVVVRRQTLEKLLKHNCHAVAVGTTSVRTLESLYYMGVKLVLSPEMAEKDLHVNQWEPYDLPHNEEGLVIVNGKAITAEDSIRHLLAYLDKDGLNVLHSSTQIIIAPGYTYKIVKALITNFHQPQSTLLLLVSAFLKGDWRKVYDYALSHDFRFLSYGDSSLLIP, encoded by the coding sequence ATGTCTGAAGATACAAAACATATTAGCATTTCTGATTACAACTATCCACTCCCCGATGAGCGCATCGCCAAATTTCCGTTGACAGAGCGCGACCATAGCAAGTTATTGCTTTATAAGCATGGTGATGTATCGGAGGACATTTTTTATAATCTTCCTGAATATTTGCCTAAAGGTGCGTTGATGGTTTTCAATAATACGAAAGTCATTCAGGCACGTATGCACTTTCGTAAGGAGACGGGAGCCCTCATAGAGGTATTCCTAATGGAACCAGCACAGCCAACAGATTATGAATTGATGTTTCAAACAAATCACGAGTGTGCATGGCTTTGTATGGTTGGCAACCTTAAGAAGTGGAAGGAAGGTGCATTAAAGCGTGCATTCGAAATTAAAGGGCAAAAGCTAACACTCACCGCAACAATGGACCGCAGTAAGGTGCAGGAGCAAGCTGGTGGAACCAATCATTGGATTCAATTTGAGTGGGATAATACAAACATATCATTTGCTGAGATTCTGGAAGCCGTAGGTGAATTACCTATTCCTCCATATCTTAACCGTGCTACAGAGGAAAGTGATAAGGAAACTTATCAAACCGTATATTCAAAGATTAAAGGCTCAGTGGCAGCGCCTACAGCTGGACTTCACTTTACCAATAAAGTGCTGAAAGCCTTGGATGAACATGGTGTTGATCGTGAGGAACTTACACTTCATGTGGGAGCCGGAACTTTCAAACCTGTGAAGAGTCAGGAGATTGAGGGCCATAATATGCACACGGAGTTTGTTGTTGTTCGTCGTCAGACCTTGGAGAAACTACTGAAGCATAATTGCCATGCTGTTGCTGTAGGAACAACAAGTGTGAGAACACTGGAAAGCCTTTATTATATGGGTGTTAAGTTGGTGTTGTCTCCAGAAATGGCAGAGAAAGACCTTCATGTCAATCAATGGGAGCCATATGACTTACCACATAATGAAGAAGGATTGGTCATTGTGAATGGTAAGGCGATAACTGCAGAGGATTCAATCCGTCATTTGCTTGCCTATTTGGATAAAGACGGATTAAATGTGTTACATTCGAGTACACAGATTATCATTGCTCCTGGCTATACCTATAAGATTGTCAAGGCGCTCATTACCAATTTTCATCAACCACAATCAACGTTGTTGCTCTTAGTGAGTGCTTTCTTAAAGGGCGATTGGCGTAAGGTTTATGATTATGCGCTCAGCCATGACTTCCGTTTCCTTAGCTATGGTGATTCTTCGTTGTTGATTCCATAA
- a CDS encoding DUF2027 domain-containing protein: MKIGDKVRFLSSTGGGVIAGFKGKIVLVEDEDGFQIPTPANEVVVVEDAATDRAKLRIDQQQRKMEKGEDTRSIKQRLTATGAEEEEVGEDWRDVDADIEPNDDPSVNFEAPVRERVGGDELSIYLAFTPTDIKNLTTTHFKSYLVNDSNYYVHFSYSLKQEDKWVLKAVGELEPNMKLLIEDFTLADLNDMLQGCVQLHSYKKDKPFALKPTCDLQVKIDAVKFYKLNTFHESVFFEQPALIYTLIEKDKPAQHPMLEPLTRKAEDEATEKLKVGYSSPSRLSEEEIDKKTEELAKRYKFERKKPAKQILSDDKIIIDLHADELLETTAGMTAADILEYQLDVFRRTLEQYKAHRGKKLIFIHGKGEGVLRHAIIHELNYKYKHYSYQDASFREYGYGATQVTIK, encoded by the coding sequence ATGAAAATAGGAGATAAAGTAAGATTTTTAAGTTCTACTGGTGGTGGAGTCATTGCTGGTTTCAAAGGTAAAATTGTTTTGGTTGAAGACGAAGACGGTTTTCAGATACCGACACCAGCCAATGAGGTAGTAGTTGTTGAAGATGCCGCTACCGACCGTGCAAAACTGCGTATCGACCAGCAACAACGTAAGATGGAGAAAGGTGAGGACACCCGCAGTATCAAGCAACGTCTGACCGCTACAGGTGCTGAAGAAGAGGAAGTAGGGGAGGATTGGCGTGATGTTGATGCAGATATAGAACCGAATGATGACCCTTCCGTTAATTTTGAAGCTCCAGTAAGAGAACGTGTTGGTGGTGATGAGTTGTCTATTTATCTTGCTTTCACACCTACCGATATAAAGAACCTCACGACTACACACTTCAAGTCTTATCTTGTCAATGATTCAAATTATTATGTTCATTTCTCCTACTCTTTAAAGCAGGAAGATAAGTGGGTATTAAAGGCTGTTGGCGAATTGGAACCAAATATGAAGCTGTTGATTGAGGACTTCACACTTGCCGACCTCAACGATATGCTACAGGGATGTGTTCAACTTCACAGCTATAAAAAGGATAAGCCTTTCGCACTCAAGCCTACTTGTGACCTTCAGGTGAAGATTGATGCCGTGAAGTTCTATAAGCTCAATACTTTCCACGAGAGTGTTTTCTTTGAGCAGCCAGCATTGATATACACGTTGATTGAGAAGGATAAGCCTGCTCAGCACCCGATGTTGGAACCTTTGACAAGAAAGGCAGAGGACGAAGCTACTGAGAAACTAAAGGTGGGATATTCTTCCCCAAGCCGTCTGTCAGAAGAAGAGATTGACAAGAAGACGGAGGAACTTGCCAAGCGTTATAAGTTTGAGCGTAAGAAACCTGCTAAACAGATTCTTAGCGATGACAAAATTATCATAGACCTTCATGCTGATGAATTGCTCGAGACGACAGCGGGTATGACAGCGGCAGATATTCTTGAATATCAATTAGATGTTTTCCGTCGTACGCTCGAACAATACAAGGCTCATCGTGGCAAGAAACTCATTTTTATCCACGGAAAGGGTGAAGGCGTATTGCGTCATGCTATTATTCATGAACTTAATTATAAATACAAACATTATTCTTACCAAGATGCTTCTTTCCGTGAATACGGCTACGGAGCTACTCAGGTAACAATTAAATAA
- a CDS encoding NAD(+) synthase, whose protein sequence is MKHGLIKVAAAIPAVKVADTKFNLIETEKQIAIAEGQGVEVIVFPELSITGYTCQDLFQQQLLLDDTEQAVIELLEFTRQLDITVIVGAPVAVGALLLNCALVIQQGKLLGIVAKTFLPNYSEFYEKRWFASSQDLRPQHILFAGNNIRVTPELQIFRTSEGATFAIEICEDVWAPTPPSNHLALAGAEIIFNLSTSDELIGKHTYLKSLLAQQSARTISGYVYSSSGFGESTQDVVFGGNALIFENGSLVKQSERFQLDPQLVISEIDIENLRSERRTNSTFVNAQRPVASGLAGVTGQIDELALHVDCLPPLNPMREFTLTREFDQHPFIPKTENMQEACDEIYNIQVSGLAKRLVHTNCKSAIIGISGGLDSTLALLVVVKTFDKLGLDRKGIVGVTMPGFGTTGRTYKNAMALMEHLGITIREIDIKASVLQHFKDIGHDPEVHDSTYENAQARERTQILMDLSNQMNGLVIGTGDLSELALGWCTYNGDHMSMYAVNAGVPKTLTQYLVRYAADTTKDENVRKTLIDIVETPISPELKPADDKGEIAQKTEDLVGPYELHDFFLYYVLRCGFRPSKIYWMAQNAFRGVYPDSVILHWMRIFFRRFFSQQFKRSCLPDGPKVGSVSLSPRGDWRMPSDAMSTNWLNELEGLS, encoded by the coding sequence ATGAAACACGGACTTATAAAGGTGGCTGCAGCTATTCCTGCAGTGAAGGTTGCAGATACAAAGTTCAACCTTATAGAAACAGAAAAGCAGATTGCTATTGCTGAAGGTCAGGGCGTAGAGGTTATCGTTTTCCCAGAACTTTCAATAACGGGTTACACTTGTCAGGACCTTTTCCAGCAACAGCTTCTCCTTGACGATACTGAGCAGGCAGTCATTGAGCTGCTCGAATTTACTCGCCAATTAGATATCACCGTCATTGTCGGTGCACCTGTAGCTGTGGGAGCATTGCTCCTTAATTGCGCATTGGTCATTCAACAAGGAAAACTCTTAGGCATCGTGGCAAAGACCTTCTTGCCTAACTATAGCGAGTTCTATGAGAAACGATGGTTTGCATCTTCACAAGACTTGCGCCCACAGCACATTCTCTTTGCAGGGAATAATATTCGCGTGACACCAGAGTTGCAGATTTTCCGCACGTCAGAGGGGGCTACCTTTGCCATAGAAATCTGTGAGGATGTATGGGCACCAACACCACCGAGCAATCATCTTGCCTTGGCAGGTGCTGAGATTATTTTCAACCTCTCTACCAGCGACGAACTCATCGGAAAGCATACCTACTTGAAGTCACTGCTTGCCCAGCAAAGCGCACGTACTATCAGCGGATACGTTTATAGCAGCAGTGGTTTTGGTGAGAGTACGCAGGATGTTGTCTTTGGCGGAAATGCATTGATTTTTGAGAATGGCTCACTTGTTAAGCAGTCAGAGCGTTTCCAGCTTGACCCACAGTTAGTTATCTCTGAAATTGATATTGAAAATTTGCGTAGCGAACGTCGTACCAATAGTACCTTTGTCAACGCACAACGTCCTGTTGCATCAGGATTAGCTGGTGTTACTGGTCAGATTGATGAACTCGCCTTGCATGTGGATTGCTTGCCACCGCTCAATCCTATGCGTGAGTTTACGCTGACACGCGAGTTCGACCAGCATCCTTTCATTCCTAAGACTGAAAATATGCAGGAAGCTTGCGATGAAATCTATAATATTCAGGTGAGTGGATTGGCAAAAAGATTGGTACATACTAATTGCAAATCAGCAATTATCGGTATCAGTGGTGGACTTGATTCCACCCTTGCCCTCCTTGTTGTTGTCAAGACTTTTGATAAGCTTGGGCTTGACCGTAAGGGGATTGTTGGTGTTACCATGCCAGGGTTCGGAACAACGGGCAGAACCTATAAGAATGCAATGGCACTGATGGAACATCTCGGTATCACGATTCGTGAGATTGATATTAAAGCCTCTGTTTTACAGCATTTTAAGGATATTGGTCATGACCCAGAGGTGCACGATTCTACTTATGAGAACGCACAGGCTCGTGAACGTACGCAGATTTTGATGGATTTGAGCAATCAGATGAACGGACTTGTCATTGGTACGGGCGACCTTAGCGAACTTGCCTTGGGATGGTGCACCTATAATGGCGACCACATGAGTATGTATGCCGTGAATGCAGGTGTGCCAAAGACGCTGACACAATATCTTGTGCGTTATGCTGCCGACACAACTAAGGATGAAAATGTACGTAAGACATTGATAGACATCGTGGAAACTCCAATCTCACCAGAGCTGAAACCTGCTGATGATAAGGGAGAAATTGCGCAGAAGACAGAGGACCTTGTTGGACCTTACGAGCTTCACGATTTCTTCCTCTATTATGTTCTTCGCTGCGGTTTCCGCCCTTCAAAAATCTATTGGATGGCGCAGAATGCCTTTCGTGGTGTTTACCCCGACAGCGTCATTCTTCATTGGATGCGCATCTTCTTCCGTAGGTTCTTCTCTCAGCAATTCAAGCGTTCATGCTTGCCAGACGGACCAAAGGTGGGCAGCGTGAGCCTTTCGCCACGTGGCGACTGGAGAATGCCGTCTGATGCAATGTCAACCAACTGGCTAAACGAGTTGGAAGGACTGTCATGA